The Solanum dulcamara chromosome 6, daSolDulc1.2, whole genome shotgun sequence genome contains the following window.
AACGTAGAATAAAGTAATCAGTAAAGCAACAAAAATAGTGATCAAATTGAAGTAATAAGAGAATGCTATAATAATAATGGAGAAGTATTGAAAAACATTTCCGAATTCGACACTAATTATAAGGTTCATTGAATTATTGGCGGtcttaaaaatactattttactTGATTAATTGAACTTGAATACACTCTCGATCTTGTAATATATGTAAAATACATCCTAAATTTTCGCcaagtttagaaatatttttaatacttcTCTCGACCTTTTATTAAAAGTCTCATGACCACTTATTATGTCATGTGGTAGATTATGGTGTGTCCAAAtttagttagtcaaataatctAGTATTTTTTAAGTTTGTCAATAATTAATTCAGAGACGAAACTCATAATAATAGAAAATGAGCATAGATGTGTTTTAGCGTAAAACCAAGCTCTACTACGTACTGGAAAGAGATAAGTTGCTTGAATATTTACTAATGATTTATTGTAACTTTCAATCTCCATATTTTTTAATCTAGGATCAAGTCCTTTGATGAATTGAAAATGTGTCATTAGCTGTCTAATTAGCTCTTTTCGATTCTCTTTTAATTTGAGACTTCTCCTTAAATCTATTATTTTCTGCCTCCTGCATCTCCTTACTGATATACTATGAGAATCAgttttgtaataaataaaacttgTTGAATGATAACTCACTAAACTTTTCTCATCTTTGTGAAATTGTTTTTAATATCATAGACAAATGAGATTAAGTTCATTATTTTTAACATGTGTGCACcaagaaaaatagaaaactaCCTAGAGATGGATATTAGATTATATCATATTCACATCGAGCTTGTGGACTTTGAATTTTGAACTCCCATCTCTATATTTGATGTTTGAGTCAGGCCGATTTTGGTACAAATATTTTCGATTTTACATCGAGTGATAGGCCCAACAAAGATGAAGCTcatattttttcatcatttggTTCTTTTTGAGACAATTATTTAGTGaatgatcaataataataataataataatatattcagtgTAACAATGTAATCACACATATAAAATTTGGAAAGAGTAAAGTATATACAGACGTTTCTCCTATCTTTATAGATGAGGTCTGGAAAGAATATAGTGTATATAGACTTTACCCCTCAAAAACCTTTTCCACGTCATTTCCACCATATTTGTGaagggtaaatatttttttttagaaattattaAATGCGTATTATTTTTCATACACCAAACTGAATACCacataagaaataatctcaatCTAACTAATATAAGCATTAATAATGTTGAAATTACTAATATATCATATTCAACACCATTCTTAATTTCTTATACACCTTGGCCCCTAAAAGTCAGTAAGCAAACCAAGCTCAAAAATGAATTAGCTCAGCTAGAAGTTGGGAAAGGAACTCTTCAACATCTGTATTTCTAAGTACTTTTCTTgaacaattatttattttaggttAACAGAAACAGTTTTGAGGAACAAATAGACTCTGCTTAGAGGAAATGTAATATATTTGTCTAAGAAAATGAATATACAGTACTTAGCAATGAATACATTTTACGAAGGGAAAAAAGTCTGGATGCCACTGATCTTTGATTCACTGGAAATATTTTCAACTTAACAAAGCACTGTTCAGCAGGAAAGTGTTTTTTCATATCAAAAAAACCTTTGTACAACCCAACTTTACTTACTTTCACTGGAACTTTACAACTATGCAGGAAATATCATCCTTGCTTTTCCTTGAAATCGCCACTTCTGATAAATGTTTAGCAGCTGCTTTCGCGTCTTTCATGTTCTTAATGCAGTCCACTGCCTCTTGGTTGGACATAACCTACAAATAGGCGACGCAAATGTCAACAACCGACCAACAAGAGCAAATACAACATCCTCCTCAAGATATGTAATTTAAGGGAACATCACTTACCTTCCACAGACCATCGCTTGCCAAAATAATGAGATCAACGTCGTTATCTATCAGTTCAATTGCCACATCTGGATCTGAACTAAGATGTCTCTTCAAGCTCTTGTCTCCAAATGCCCTGGCAACAGCAAGCTGTCCATCAACACGAGGTACATCACCTACAAAATTCAAAACTATCAGCTTTGTGTGAAGTAATATACTGGCTGAACCACTTAATTTATGGCTAGAGAATGAATTACATCAACTGCATATTTAACTTGGTACGCTTTGTATGAAATCAGTGAATACAAGGTCAATTTTCTTGGCAAAACCCCTCTTCTTCGTGGGAAGACACAAAGTTACAACAGTTATTGTAATATCTCTCTAATGCAGCAAAGAGAGTGTTCTAAATCATCAGGACCAACAAATGAGATGGATGGCTGACTTTGACATATCACGAACTTTGAAGTTTGAGCATGAAGAGTAGAGAATCAAGTTAAACGGTCAAATGCAATGGAGCAGTATCACCGTGAGAGAGTGAAATCATCTAAACCACTTTAACTAAAACTTTAATCATTAACAATGTAAGCTACCTGGTATGTTTGAAACAAATCCGCCTTTGCTTTCAATTATCTCCCTTTCCCTGTTTGGCTCATGATCAACTGATAGCTGCTCCGCAACTCCTTTCTTGGATATGACTGCTCGAGAATCTCCCACATTTGCAACTATAAGTGTTTGACCATTGATCAGCATTGCAGTAACTGCAGTTGACCCTCCTTTTCCCAATTCGAATGCTTTTGCCAGAATATCTTTGTCTGTACTATGATAAGCTCTCCGAGTTGCACTCTCAGTATCCGTCCAAACGTCATGCTGCTTGCAGAGACAGGTGATGCATGAAAGAAAAAGATAGAATAAGAAGAAAGGAGTAACAGAGTAGAGAAAATGATAGCAAAGACCAGCAGAACTTTGCGGGAATGTAGCAAAAAGTGAGTTAGCACAGAGTCATGACAACATGAACTCTTCTTGTGAATTATGCATTACCTCTTTCAAAATATTGTTAAACAGGTGTGTCTGCAAGTAGTTAGCTACATCATGGCCCATATGTCCATCATAGATTGCAAATAGGCCCAACTCGTTGTTATTGACTTGCTTAAACTCACAAACTAAGCAATCTTCCATCGCATGATTAGACTTTCCCTTCACCAGGTGGGAACCGTGAGTAATCCGCTTTGATGCTCCGCCCTTGCCTCTTGTATCTGGTGAGTCTGGCATGGAAGGAATAAAACATGCCTTTTCCTGAGTTTGAGAACAGAGACTCCTTGATCAGTACACCAATTACCTTTCAGCATGAGAGGCAATTTGCAGATACACATAAAGATAGATATTAAAATTAGAGACCAAATCCAGTGGCAACCAAAACTTCGCCTGAAATCACGTTTCCAGTTATAGGCAGCAGTATTGCAATATCAATCTTCTCATAAGGTATAGGAATTGATTATTCAGTTGCTATCCATCTTATTATACTCATCAAAGGAAAGCACGACCGTAAATTCAAATATAGTAACAAAACAAAATTTTATAACAGCAAGCATTAATGATTTTTTTGCGTATCGGTGCAAGCATTAATGATTGTTGTGTATTGCACAATTAGAAGATGATTTTATCTCTTAAATACTCGTGGCCAGGATATAGATTCAATTCTTATCTGCATAATGACAAATAAGGATCCAACACATTTTAACATAAGGATTTGTCGAATTGGAAGAAAATCGAGATAGAGGGTCACCAACTAATATGCAGCAAGAAGAAAATGATTATTATGTACACAACAAAAGGTACCATGATAAATCTACAATTTGGATAGCA
Protein-coding sequences here:
- the LOC129892382 gene encoding probable protein phosphatase 2C 58, with protein sequence MTGGREILHKMKEKACFIPSMPDSPDTRGKGGASKRITHGSHLVKGKSNHAMEDCLVCEFKQVNNNELGLFAIYDGHMGHDVANYLQTHLFNNILKEHDVWTDTESATRRAYHSTDKDILAKAFELGKGGSTAVTAMLINGQTLIVANVGDSRAVISKKGVAEQLSVDHEPNREREIIESKGGFVSNIPGDVPRVDGQLAVARAFGDKSLKRHLSSDPDVAIELIDNDVDLIILASDGLWKVMSNQEAVDCIKNMKDAKAAAKHLSEVAISRKSKDDISCIVVKFQ